In Thiospirochaeta perfilievii, a single window of DNA contains:
- a CDS encoding sensor histidine kinase — MALDIDIKNKLKRIIYSRILWIIILNAILVFIPISGFLIIKSKDYKALNLRSLTNRELSRTIMYGLKDNLSMEYITFIPVIAPYQRVLVINSINLKPIYDTRWLTNYAIESFNYDLPFTRIIGESIGDASPPKLSDKEIINRMSKFIKSGENSFSIIDYRFIYSLSNFSLDNGVKYSLIVLSDKFDLIKNSKIYKIYLLLVSIISILISIIINFVYYRLIIKPLKVLTNEVKLVKSENKSPKDIFSMRNRVDEIGLLSKAFYITSMELIDQKDSLRTFSSDVLHELKNPLTGIRNGIEILQINLQDDAISSSMLSLLSKESGRLEKLLFDIREYSLYDRVDNLSKWCSPSEIIEKLQPLYHKAEIKTFIKTKKRVKLSEPQFISILTNLIDNALSFSPEPGSVTIKYYTDGDSPSLLIKDLGPGIPQEEKCKIFRRFYSNRLIVDGEKLHSGLGLSIVKNILQSNNHTIKCMDNKPKGTIFIVKFSNM; from the coding sequence ATGGCCTTGGATATAGATATAAAAAATAAGCTTAAGAGGATTATTTATAGTAGAATTCTCTGGATTATAATTCTAAATGCTATATTAGTTTTTATTCCAATAAGTGGATTTCTTATTATTAAGTCTAAGGATTATAAGGCCCTAAACCTAAGGAGTTTAACTAACAGAGAATTAAGTAGAACCATTATGTACGGCCTTAAAGATAATCTTTCTATGGAATATATTACTTTTATACCAGTTATTGCCCCATATCAAAGAGTATTAGTTATAAACTCAATAAATTTAAAACCTATTTATGATACAAGGTGGTTAACAAATTACGCTATCGAATCCTTTAATTATGATCTGCCATTTACTAGGATAATTGGAGAATCTATAGGGGATGCTTCCCCACCTAAACTAAGTGATAAAGAGATTATTAATAGGATGTCAAAGTTTATAAAGAGTGGGGAAAATAGTTTTAGTATTATAGATTACCGTTTTATATACTCTCTTAGTAATTTCAGTTTAGATAATGGGGTGAAATATTCTCTAATTGTACTCTCTGATAAATTTGACCTTATAAAAAACAGTAAAATATACAAAATCTATCTTTTATTAGTATCTATCATTTCAATATTAATTTCTATAATTATTAACTTTGTCTATTATAGATTAATAATTAAACCACTTAAAGTTTTAACTAATGAAGTTAAGCTTGTAAAAAGTGAAAATAAGAGCCCAAAAGATATATTTTCAATGAGGAATAGAGTTGATGAGATAGGTCTTCTATCAAAAGCCTTCTATATAACATCCATGGAACTTATAGATCAGAAGGATTCTCTTAGAACATTTAGTAGTGATGTGCTTCATGAACTAAAAAATCCTTTAACAGGTATAAGAAATGGTATTGAGATTCTTCAAATAAATTTACAAGACGATGCAATAAGTAGTTCCATGTTATCCCTATTATCAAAGGAGTCAGGAAGATTAGAAAAGTTATTATTTGATATTAGAGAGTATAGTCTCTATGATAGAGTGGATAACTTATCTAAATGGTGTTCCCCCAGTGAGATAATAGAAAAACTACAACCTTTATACCATAAAGCGGAAATAAAAACTTTTATTAAAACGAAAAAGAGAGTTAAACTATCCGAGCCCCAATTTATATCTATTTTAACAAATTTAATTGATAATGCATTAAGTTTTTCCCCTGAGCCTGGGAGTGTAACCATAAAATATTATACAGATGGGGATTCACCATCTCTTTTAATAAAGGATTTAGGTCCGGGGATACCCCAAGAAGAAAAGTGTAAAATATTTAGAAGATTTTATTCAAATCGGCTAATAGTAGATGGAGAAAAACTACATTCAGGTCTAGGGTTATCTATTGTTAAAAATATATTACAGAGTAATAATCACACTATTAAATGTATGGATAATAAACCTAAAGGTACTATCTTTATAGTGAAATTTAGCAATATGTAG
- a CDS encoding response regulator transcription factor — protein sequence MTKKHIAIIDDEISIQKTLSVALEAQGYTTTIYNSSSEALGKIKVDPPDLIILDIMMPGVDGITFCSIFRKMEYNIPIIFISSIVDEITKIEALERGGDDYLAKPFSIKELLVRVAVCLRRVDLYQTTSKRFKSNLSGFFIDDGAYQIFFNGSLINMSVTEFRIFKTLFESPNIVFSRDELMAQAYPEDTYISDRNVDTHITRIRKKIINIYSDFKGIESVYGLGYRYKK from the coding sequence ATGACTAAAAAACATATAGCTATTATTGATGATGAAATTAGTATTCAAAAAACACTTAGCGTAGCCTTAGAAGCCCAAGGTTATACTACAACTATATATAATTCCAGCTCTGAAGCACTGGGGAAGATTAAGGTAGATCCTCCAGATTTGATAATTTTAGATATAATGATGCCAGGAGTTGATGGAATAACATTTTGCTCTATTTTCAGAAAGATGGAGTACAATATCCCTATTATTTTTATTTCCTCTATTGTAGATGAAATTACAAAAATTGAAGCTTTAGAGAGGGGAGGTGATGATTATTTAGCAAAACCCTTCTCTATTAAAGAGTTACTAGTTAGAGTCGCTGTTTGCTTAAGAAGAGTTGATCTTTATCAAACCACTTCTAAAAGGTTTAAAAGTAACCTTAGTGGTTTTTTCATTGATGATGGAGCGTATCAAATTTTTTTTAATGGAAGTTTAATTAATATGTCTGTTACAGAGTTTCGAATTTTTAAAACACTATTTGAAAGCCCTAATATTGTCTTTTCTAGGGATGAGTTAATGGCGCAGGCTTATCCTGAGGATACCTACATCTCTGATAGGAATGTTGATACACATATTACAAGAATTAGAAAGAAAATTATTAACATCTATAGTGACTTTAAAGGAATTGAATCAGTTTATGGCCTTGGATATAGATATAAAAAATAA
- a CDS encoding aldo/keto reductase, translating to MEYIADKDRYNSMEYKRCGSSGILLPKISLGLWHNFSDSTVFENSRDMARVSFDLGITHFDLANNYGPPPGSAEENFGLILKKDLKPYRDELIISTKAGYDMWPGPYGNWGSRKYLISSCDQSLKRLGLDYVDVFYHHRPDPDTPLLETMTALDYIVRSGRAMYIGLSNYYLPEKAKEAFAILKDLGTPCLLHQVKYNMFDRRVENGLLDLHDSENIGVVTFSPLEKGILTNKYLNGIPNDSRAKKDGRFLKPDDITDDVVSRVLKLNSIAQSRGQTLAQMSLSWNLRHKSVSSVIIGASRSSQIKDCIGALENSEFSKDELDLIDKIVK from the coding sequence ATGGAATATATAGCGGATAAAGATAGATATAATAGTATGGAGTATAAAAGGTGTGGGTCTTCTGGTATTTTATTACCTAAGATATCACTAGGATTATGGCATAATTTTAGTGACTCAACTGTTTTTGAAAATAGTCGTGATATGGCTAGAGTCTCTTTTGATTTAGGAATCACCCACTTTGATCTTGCAAATAACTATGGACCGCCCCCTGGAAGTGCAGAGGAGAACTTTGGATTAATACTTAAAAAGGATTTGAAACCATATAGAGATGAACTTATAATATCTACAAAGGCTGGGTACGATATGTGGCCAGGTCCCTATGGTAATTGGGGTTCTAGAAAATATCTTATTTCTAGCTGTGATCAGAGTTTAAAAAGATTGGGCTTAGATTATGTTGATGTATTTTATCACCATAGACCAGATCCAGATACCCCACTATTAGAGACTATGACTGCTTTAGACTATATAGTAAGGTCAGGTAGGGCAATGTATATTGGGCTTTCAAACTACTACTTGCCAGAAAAAGCAAAGGAAGCTTTTGCAATCCTAAAAGATTTAGGAACTCCATGTTTACTTCACCAAGTTAAATACAATATGTTTGATAGAAGAGTTGAAAATGGACTATTAGATCTACATGATAGTGAGAATATTGGGGTTGTAACCTTCTCTCCCCTAGAAAAAGGGATATTAACTAATAAGTATTTAAATGGTATCCCAAATGACTCTAGGGCAAAAAAGGATGGTAGGTTCTTAAAACCAGATGATATTACAGATGATGTAGTTAGTAGAGTCCTAAAACTGAACAGTATTGCACAGAGCAGGGGACAAACACTTGCCCAAATGTCCTTATCTTGGAATTTAAGACACAAATCCGTTAGTTCTGTAATAATTGGAGCAAGTAGATCAAGTCAGATTAAAGATTGTATTGGTGCATTAGAAAACAGTGAGTTCTCTAAAGATGAGTTGGATCTAATTGATAAAATTGTAAAATGA
- a CDS encoding sensor histidine kinase — protein sequence MRFKILFLLFILMNSSLYSQSFITKDLSNKSVLLLNSYHKGFRWTDDITHEVIKGLSPYEIELHIEFMDSKRGWDREYQLKLADLLKYKVGRHNYDLILTSDDNAFNFVIENRAEIFKNKPIIFCGVNNLLADKASKYRDITGINEEIDIIGSLDLIKKLHPKIEKISIITDNTTTGQRLQKGINEVIPLYPELSIKLDYNLTGDELINLVESSGKDTVILFTLFYTDKNNDYYENILSEIYKVSINPIYGTWDFNLNNGIIGGVLVTGSSQGEFVAQKALEILGGKDINSIPIEYRTPTKTILDYNLLNRYAMDIPQNSQIELINKPDTFYNKYGYIINIIITIVVILLLSLLIISYAFLKSKRAESELNNYKAHLEEVVLERTEELQENIIELKNTQDELVESKKMAYLGSLVAGVAHKLNTPIGIGITSVTHLRSKSLKLHKEFSLNQLKKSSLMDYLLESKEALDLINSNLNKAADIITVFKQVAVDEIEDKKDRVNLSELVHGVVNRIISPIKGFNFDINIFCPDTIYLDTSPEILITIFTNLIRNSLEHGLKDLMYGSINIIINRDKDIINIKYYDSGHGISKDVIGRIFEPFFSTKKSNGNLGLGLNIVYNLVVNKLKGSIKCVNENDYTIFYIKLSVNK from the coding sequence ATGAGGTTTAAAATTCTCTTTTTACTATTTATACTAATGAACTCATCCCTTTACTCCCAATCTTTTATTACTAAAGATCTATCCAATAAAAGTGTTTTATTATTAAACTCATACCATAAAGGTTTTAGATGGACTGATGATATTACCCATGAAGTAATTAAGGGTTTATCACCCTATGAAATCGAGTTGCATATAGAATTTATGGATTCAAAAAGGGGATGGGATAGGGAGTATCAGTTAAAATTAGCAGATTTACTAAAGTATAAAGTAGGTAGGCACAATTATGATTTAATTTTGACCTCTGATGATAATGCATTTAACTTTGTTATAGAAAATAGAGCAGAGATATTTAAAAACAAACCTATTATCTTTTGTGGAGTGAATAATCTTTTAGCTGACAAAGCCTCAAAATACCGTGATATTACTGGTATTAACGAAGAGATAGATATTATAGGAAGCTTGGACTTAATTAAAAAACTTCACCCTAAAATAGAGAAAATATCTATTATTACTGATAATACAACAACAGGACAAAGATTACAAAAAGGTATTAATGAAGTAATACCCCTCTACCCTGAACTCTCAATAAAATTAGATTATAACTTAACTGGAGATGAACTTATTAATTTAGTAGAGAGTAGTGGAAAGGATACAGTAATACTTTTTACACTATTCTACACAGATAAAAATAATGACTATTATGAAAACATTCTATCTGAGATCTATAAGGTATCTATAAATCCAATATATGGAACATGGGACTTTAACTTAAATAACGGTATTATTGGAGGAGTACTGGTTACCGGCTCCTCCCAGGGAGAGTTTGTAGCCCAAAAAGCACTAGAGATTTTAGGGGGTAAGGATATAAATTCAATACCTATAGAGTATAGAACTCCAACAAAAACAATTTTAGATTATAATCTCCTTAATAGATATGCCATGGATATCCCACAGAACTCTCAGATTGAGTTAATAAACAAACCTGATACCTTCTACAATAAGTACGGTTATATAATAAATATTATTATAACAATTGTAGTTATTCTTTTATTATCATTATTAATAATAAGTTATGCCTTTTTAAAATCTAAAAGGGCTGAGAGTGAACTTAATAACTATAAAGCCCACTTAGAAGAGGTGGTTTTAGAGCGAACAGAGGAACTACAGGAGAATATAATTGAGTTAAAAAATACCCAGGATGAGTTAGTTGAGTCTAAAAAAATGGCATACCTAGGTAGTTTAGTAGCTGGCGTAGCTCATAAACTTAATACACCAATAGGAATTGGTATAACATCCGTTACCCATTTACGATCTAAATCTTTAAAGTTACATAAGGAGTTTTCTTTAAACCAATTAAAAAAGAGTTCCTTAATGGATTACCTATTAGAATCCAAGGAAGCGTTGGATTTAATAAATTCGAACCTTAATAAAGCAGCAGATATTATTACTGTTTTTAAACAGGTAGCCGTTGATGAAATAGAAGATAAGAAAGATAGAGTCAACCTATCCGAATTAGTTCATGGAGTAGTAAATAGAATAATATCTCCTATTAAAGGGTTTAACTTCGATATAAACATCTTCTGCCCAGATACTATTTATCTAGATACTTCTCCAGAAATATTAATTACAATATTTACAAATCTTATTAGAAACTCCCTTGAGCACGGTCTTAAAGATCTTATGTATGGAAGTATAAATATAATTATAAATAGAGATAAGGATATTATTAATATTAAATACTACGATAGTGGACACGGTATATCTAAAGATGTTATAGGTAGGATTTTTGAACCTTTCTTCTCTACTAAGAAATCAAATGGTAATTTAGGATTAGGATTAAACATAGTATACAATCTAGTTGTAAATAAATTAAAAGGTTCAATAAAGTGTGTTAATGAAAATGACTATACAATATTCTATATTAAACTTTCTGTTAATAAATAA
- a CDS encoding DUF342 domain-containing protein — translation MDKDKYHHIKDKTISRVNSILEDKYINDLINETTDMLDEITSGDDIPEQEQKVFPGAINIVMEPMKMTATLEILKPINSSNEITIGKVKELINELGDFFESRVDWALIHDIYSRVIDDDEIVPPEIIARGIKVEAYIPEHIILEEKLLSTYMPLITSHGRADYHKINSLVFVKKGEFIGKIIPSTPGVVGKKLDGSDIPFPKMIINNYVADQNIYIEDNKLFSKIDGTFKIVDNRLMVAPCLLIQSDIDYHTGDIVFTGDVEIGGSIRSGFSVTSGGDLLIKGAVEPTNISCNSNLVVNEGIFGSKTSLIDVKGNLNTKHIENVRLKSIGNLFVRNSIMTSHILTNGKITMDKNGTILGSIVYSLNGITCHNVGNELGVHTEIYLGIDYIVMEKLKEIQEVSTIITNEMEELQQEINIMETREERDKGKYLFLSLKNRLNSLNNHSRSLLKSLDKNDRSSLTVTGTIYPGSRINICHISIDIKEPLKNVTLFLNKDHGRIDWTGFTK, via the coding sequence GTGGATAAAGATAAGTATCATCATATAAAAGATAAAACAATCTCAAGGGTAAATAGTATACTAGAAGATAAGTATATAAATGATTTAATAAATGAAACTACTGACATGTTAGATGAAATAACCTCTGGAGATGATATTCCAGAGCAGGAACAAAAGGTCTTTCCTGGGGCTATAAATATAGTTATGGAACCTATGAAGATGACTGCAACTTTAGAGATTCTAAAGCCTATTAATTCAAGTAACGAAATAACTATTGGTAAAGTAAAAGAGTTAATAAATGAGCTTGGGGATTTCTTTGAGAGCCGTGTAGACTGGGCTCTTATTCATGATATATATTCAAGGGTTATAGATGATGATGAAATAGTCCCACCTGAAATTATTGCTAGGGGTATAAAAGTAGAAGCCTATATTCCTGAGCATATAATATTAGAAGAGAAATTGTTATCTACATATATGCCACTGATTACCAGCCATGGTAGGGCTGATTATCATAAAATTAATTCCCTAGTGTTTGTAAAAAAAGGTGAATTTATTGGTAAAATAATTCCCTCTACACCTGGAGTAGTTGGTAAAAAACTTGATGGATCCGATATCCCCTTCCCTAAAATGATCATTAATAACTATGTAGCTGATCAAAATATCTATATAGAAGATAACAAACTATTTTCAAAAATAGATGGAACATTTAAAATTGTAGATAATAGACTTATGGTAGCCCCATGTCTTCTTATACAAAGTGATATAGATTATCATACAGGTGATATAGTTTTTACCGGGGATGTTGAAATTGGAGGTTCTATTAGAAGTGGATTTTCTGTGACTTCTGGTGGGGATCTTTTAATAAAAGGAGCTGTGGAACCTACCAATATTTCTTGTAATAGCAACCTAGTTGTTAATGAAGGGATTTTTGGGTCAAAAACTTCACTAATTGATGTTAAGGGTAATTTAAATACAAAACATATTGAGAATGTTAGGTTAAAATCAATTGGGAACCTTTTTGTTAGGAATAGTATTATGACATCCCATATCTTAACAAATGGTAAAATAACTATGGATAAAAATGGAACAATATTAGGTTCAATTGTATATAGTCTAAATGGAATAACATGCCATAATGTTGGTAATGAGTTAGGGGTACATACAGAAATTTATTTAGGGATAGACTATATTGTAATGGAAAAACTAAAAGAGATTCAGGAAGTATCTACTATAATTACAAATGAGATGGAAGAACTACAACAAGAGATTAATATTATGGAGACTAGAGAGGAGAGAGATAAGGGAAAATATCTCTTTTTATCCTTAAAAAACAGACTTAACAGTCTTAATAACCACTCTAGATCTTTACTAAAATCCCTTGATAAAAATGATAGAAGTTCATTAACTGTCACTGGAACAATATACCCTGGATCAAGAATAAACATATGTCATATATCTATAGATATAAAAGAGCCACTAAAAAATGTTACTCTTTTTCTTAATAAAGACCACGGTAGAATTGACTGGACAGGTTTTACTAAATAA
- a CDS encoding DUF554 domain-containing protein, producing the protein MLGTYVNTLVIILGSILGLLIKNGLKEKYKTIVMNGVGLSVLFIGMSTTLNGILNGGEPILFIISIVIGGLIGEFIDIDLRLNRLGDSLQNRVGRGGEHNIAKGFVTASLIFCVGTMAILGSLESGLQGKHDMLYAKSVLDGVTSIILTSTLGIGVIFSSIAVLIYQGSITLLAKFIEPVLTVETIREISIIGGILIFSLGLNLLNIKKIKTANYLPAILIPPIYYLFI; encoded by the coding sequence ATGTTAGGAACATATGTAAATACTCTTGTTATAATTCTAGGATCTATTTTGGGTCTATTAATTAAAAATGGTTTAAAAGAGAAGTATAAAACTATTGTAATGAATGGTGTTGGGTTATCTGTCCTATTTATTGGAATGTCAACAACACTTAATGGAATTTTAAATGGTGGAGAACCTATACTCTTTATAATTTCAATTGTTATCGGCGGTTTAATTGGTGAGTTTATCGATATTGATCTTAGACTAAACAGATTGGGAGACTCTCTTCAAAATAGAGTAGGAAGAGGGGGCGAACACAATATTGCTAAGGGCTTTGTTACAGCTAGTCTGATTTTTTGTGTAGGAACAATGGCTATTCTTGGATCCCTAGAGAGTGGACTACAGGGTAAACACGATATGTTATATGCAAAATCTGTATTAGATGGGGTTACATCAATTATTTTGACATCCACACTTGGTATAGGGGTAATTTTCTCATCTATTGCTGTTTTAATATATCAGGGGAGTATTACACTTCTTGCAAAGTTTATTGAGCCTGTTTTAACAGTGGAGACAATTAGGGAGATATCTATAATAGGTGGAATTTTAATTTTTAGCCTAGGACTAAATTTATTAAACATAAAAAAAATTAAAACTGCTAATTATCTACCGGCAATATTAATACCCCCAATATACTATCTTTTTATTTAG
- the cobO gene encoding cob(I)yrinic acid a,c-diamide adenosyltransferase codes for MDSYKDKMKELKETQSNKVKNASIDRGIIIVNTGDGKGKSSSAFGTVFRAVGQGLNVAVIQFIKGSWTTGEMNIFKKFESITHIVSGAGFTWDTQDKEKDILAALKGWEVAKEICRDKDNKFQLLVLDEINLALAYKFLDIKEVVEVLANKPDSLNIILTGRNAPSEVIEIADTVTEMVMIKHAFESGIKAQKGIEF; via the coding sequence GTGGATTCCTATAAAGATAAAATGAAAGAGTTAAAAGAGACACAGAGTAATAAGGTTAAAAATGCCTCTATTGATAGGGGTATAATTATAGTAAATACAGGTGATGGAAAGGGTAAAAGTTCATCCGCCTTTGGTACAGTATTTCGTGCCGTTGGACAGGGGTTAAATGTTGCAGTAATTCAATTTATTAAAGGTTCCTGGACAACAGGAGAGATGAATATATTTAAAAAATTCGAATCTATTACCCATATTGTCTCAGGAGCTGGATTCACATGGGATACCCAGGATAAAGAGAAGGATATTTTAGCTGCTCTTAAGGGCTGGGAAGTTGCAAAGGAGATATGCCGGGATAAAGATAATAAGTTTCAACTGCTAGTTCTTGATGAGATAAACTTAGCCTTAGCATATAAGTTTTTAGATATAAAAGAGGTTGTAGAGGTATTAGCTAATAAACCTGACTCACTAAATATAATCTTAACTGGTAGAAATGCTCCTAGTGAAGTAATAGAAATTGCAGATACAGTAACTGAGATGGTAATGATAAAGCATGCATTTGAATCTGGTATTAAGGCACAAAAAGGAATAGAATTTTAA
- a CDS encoding ferritin-like domain-containing protein gives MKKIIGLILLSLGGFTSFIFGENFGADGALNESNYTLEEMLEYAIEDEYLALNEYEALIEKFGPIKPFTNIIESEKTHIAYLKELYSSYNIEIPKVDTTSHLYIPKNVEEAAKIGVDAEVKNIAMYNKFLKEDLPLDVRNVFEFLKKASENHLKAFRRQLER, from the coding sequence ATGAAAAAGATTATAGGTTTAATTTTATTATCACTTGGTGGTTTTACTAGTTTTATTTTTGGAGAAAATTTTGGTGCAGATGGTGCACTTAATGAGTCTAATTACACTTTAGAAGAGATGTTAGAGTATGCTATAGAGGATGAATATTTAGCATTAAATGAGTATGAAGCACTTATTGAGAAGTTTGGACCAATAAAACCTTTTACTAATATCATCGAATCTGAAAAAACTCATATTGCCTACCTAAAGGAGTTATACTCATCTTACAATATTGAAATTCCAAAAGTTGATACAACAAGTCATTTATATATACCTAAAAATGTAGAGGAAGCAGCTAAAATAGGAGTTGATGCAGAGGTAAAAAATATTGCAATGTATAATAAATTCTTAAAGGAAGACCTTCCCTTAGATGTAAGAAATGTTTTCGAATTCCTAAAAAAAGCATCCGAAAATCATTTAAAAGCTTTTAGGAGACAGTTAGAAAGATAG
- a CDS encoding MBL fold metallo-hydrolase yields MVKIRVISNNNALEGFTNEHGFSVLIETETSSTLLDTGSGEAFIHNINILSIDISNIDSLVLSHGHFDHCGNINYILNNNNRIKIYHHPQLLVERYSIHKDRDPMVKFIGVNEVNKKSLKNCHSFLTEDITKISNNIFITGSIPRLSNEDTGGPFFFDTIGEKRDLILDDQAIWLNTKKGLLIITGCCHSGIINTVEYIKKYSGIDRVYGIVGGLHLSKALDKRVIETTKYLNSLNLTMIAPGHCTGDHIVEKLNKDLNCRVIDVYAGLDIILDVNID; encoded by the coding sequence ATGGTAAAAATTAGAGTAATTTCAAATAATAATGCTTTAGAAGGGTTTACCAATGAACATGGATTCTCAGTTTTAATTGAAACAGAAACAAGTTCAACCCTATTGGATACTGGAAGTGGGGAAGCATTTATTCATAATATTAATATATTATCTATAGATATATCAAATATAGATAGTCTTGTACTTTCCCATGGTCACTTTGATCACTGTGGTAATATTAACTATATATTAAATAATAATAACAGAATAAAAATTTATCATCACCCCCAGCTTTTAGTAGAGAGATACTCTATCCATAAAGACCGAGATCCAATGGTCAAGTTTATTGGTGTAAATGAGGTAAATAAGAAATCACTTAAAAATTGCCACTCTTTTTTGACAGAAGATATAACCAAGATATCAAATAATATTTTTATCACAGGGAGTATTCCTAGATTATCTAATGAAGATACAGGTGGACCTTTTTTCTTTGACACAATTGGAGAGAAGAGAGATCTGATTTTAGATGATCAAGCTATATGGTTAAATACCAAGAAAGGTTTATTAATTATTACAGGTTGTTGCCACTCAGGGATAATAAATACAGTTGAATATATAAAAAAATATAGCGGAATAGATAGAGTTTATGGAATAGTTGGAGGTCTTCACCTTTCAAAAGCCTTAGATAAAAGAGTTATTGAAACTACAAAATATCTGAACTCTTTAAACCTAACAATGATTGCACCAGGACATTGCACAGGGGATCATATTGTGGAAAAACTTAATAAAGATCTTAACTGTAGGGTTATAGATGTTTATGCAGGTTTAGATATTATTTTAGATGTAAATATAGATTAA
- a CDS encoding NifB/NifX family molybdenum-iron cluster-binding protein gives MIAIPVVSKKIKSNISICFGRCNYFAVVDDNGQITFLENKCKNSPAEAGIIAVKLLLENNIKIIISSNIGSTTKSYLKNSSITVYDAGNLETADKALSFLKLNKLVKMI, from the coding sequence ATGATAGCAATTCCAGTAGTTTCAAAAAAAATAAAAAGTAATATTTCCATCTGTTTTGGTAGATGTAACTACTTTGCAGTGGTAGATGATAATGGTCAAATTACTTTTTTAGAAAATAAGTGTAAAAATAGTCCAGCAGAGGCTGGTATCATAGCAGTCAAGTTATTACTAGAGAATAATATTAAAATTATAATCTCTAGTAATATCGGTTCTACCACAAAAAGTTATTTAAAAAACAGTTCCATAACAGTATATGATGCAGGGAATTTAGAGACAGCGGATAAGGCCCTTTCCTTTTTAAAGTTAAATAAATTAGTAAAAATGATTTAA
- a CDS encoding NifB/NifX family molybdenum-iron cluster-binding protein, giving the protein MRIGIPTNDRKTVEGHFGHCKEFVLFDIEDGKVTNTSYVTPPAHAPGVIPKFLADNKTNAIICGGMGQMAINIFKENNIDVILGAQGSVDENLQEFIKGELESTGTACEHDHDHH; this is encoded by the coding sequence ATGAGAATTGGAATACCAACAAACGATAGAAAAACAGTAGAGGGTCACTTTGGACATTGTAAAGAATTTGTACTTTTTGACATTGAAGATGGGAAAGTTACTAATACTAGTTATGTAACTCCTCCAGCCCACGCACCAGGAGTTATACCTAAATTTCTAGCGGACAACAAAACAAATGCAATTATATGCGGTGGAATGGGTCAAATGGCTATTAACATTTTTAAAGAGAATAACATTGATGTTATTTTAGGCGCTCAAGGATCTGTAGATGAAAATCTACAGGAATTTATTAAAGGTGAATTAGAGTCAACAGGTACAGCCTGTGAACATGACCATGATCACCACTAA
- a CDS encoding NifB/NifX family molybdenum-iron cluster-binding protein encodes MIIGIPVKEKGADPLIDERFGRCNYFCIIDDKEQITFLENSAKDQASGAGGQSVKLLADEDVDTIISPHIGPKAMDAIKLLNINVFSLGDSITVTQALKNIKAGKLELVDSEKKGLKRV; translated from the coding sequence ATGATTATTGGAATCCCTGTAAAAGAGAAAGGTGCTGATCCACTGATTGATGAGCGATTTGGACGTTGCAATTACTTTTGTATTATAGACGATAAAGAGCAAATTACTTTTTTAGAAAATAGTGCAAAGGATCAGGCATCTGGTGCAGGTGGTCAATCAGTTAAATTATTAGCTGATGAAGATGTGGATACAATAATATCACCCCATATTGGACCTAAAGCAATGGATGCAATAAAACTACTGAATATTAATGTTTTTTCCCTAGGAGACTCTATAACAGTAACTCAGGCGTTAAAAAATATTAAGGCTGGGAAATTAGAATTAGTAGATTCAGAAAAAAAAGGTTTAAAAAGGGTTTAG